In Cyclopterus lumpus isolate fCycLum1 chromosome 13, fCycLum1.pri, whole genome shotgun sequence, the genomic window ACCCCTTAAACAAAAGGACCTCTTCCTGAGCTGTTactggcagacacacacacacacacacacacacacgcacacacacacgcacacacacacacacgcacacacacacacgcacacgcacacgcacacacacgcacacgcacgcacacacacacacacacacacgcacacacgcacacacacacacacgcacacacacacacgcgtaagTATCAGTTGTATTTTCAGCAGAGACCTAGAACATTACTCTAATTCCCACAGATCTTTTTTACACTGTGGCACCCTGCAGACGTGTAAAGCAGTGGGTCAGATTGTGATACATTTGAGCATCTTCGTGAGGAAAAAAGCAgcgtgacaaaaaaaaaacccagggGAGCCAAATATATGAACACGCCGATTGGAACCGCTAAAGTGGCTTCAATCTTTTATGTTGTATCTTGAAAGTGGCTCCTATCTCATCTCTCATCCAGAAGTGCTGGTAATCTACAAATAGGCGGCTTAATTGTCCCTTTTCTGCCACCCGCCTGTTCTTTtaaaatctctctctcctctccgtgTTGAGGGTCTGAGGATCACATTTGTATCCGTGTTAGCAGACTTCAAGTTAGCAGTTGGAATGCCAACCATGCTCAGAAAACTGGGCAGAACGCAGCTTCCCAATCTGACATCTCCTTTGATGTGTTAAGCGAGGGACTGATGAagggagagaaagtgtgtgtgtgtgtgtgtgctttagaaagagagaggcggagtcagtgacaaagaaaaagaaggagcgGGAGGTTTATGGGATGGAAGGACAGACAGAAGCAggactatattatattatgttagtGTGCATTTCAGATCTGTTTGTGGTTAACTTAATTTCACGTCGAGATTTTGGTTTACACTTTGTCAaaaccctcttcctccttcctgctgTCTCGCGCTCACTCATCTCAGCATGCTCCTGGCACAATAAGGGCCTTAAGTTCCTACAAACACTCTTTTTATAATATAAAGGAACGCAACTACATACACATGAGATAGGAATAAAATAACACAGGGGTTGGAGTCAATTCACTTTGAATTGGTATTTAAAtcctgaaataaaaatgtatgcatATTTGATACAATATTAATGCAATTTTGTATTTTGATTTTTAGTGTGGTATggaattttttatttgtttttttgtccaaaaTATCTTCAGATTTTGGTTATTGGAGGAGAACACTTTGATTGAAACAGCAACAACTGTGTTAAATAGCAAACCATGTTTGGCTGGAAATATTTATGCGTTTACAAGTTTGGCCTGATGAAGGTTTACTTGCAAGAACGTGAGTCATATGTGTATAATGCAAGCAGCGGGTTTTTACAGTCCAATCGGTGCCTTCTTCTTTTCTGCGTGTGTCTGCGTTGCTGTAATTATATGGAGTCAATTGCAAAAtagataaaaagaagaaattgtcCAACAATTCCAGATGCATGTGCCAGTTTGGATGTGTCAACGGGGGGGCtgggagggacacacacactcgcactttTCATGGTGCGTGAGGAAGATCTCATCTATGACCCAGCGCACCCGCGGCCTCTGATGGCGCTGATACAGGCTGACATCTGGGGTGTACTTCAGCACCTAAAGGAGTCAGCAGGAAAGAAGAGAGATGGTGAGAAAATGCCTGGATTGTTGGTCGGTGTTGAAAATACTTTATCAACTCATTGCAGTTGATGGCTCTCAATAAATGCAATTTGACAGACTTGAGAAATGAGGAGAAAGTAATGAGAAGCTGATGTAAAAATACTGTACATTAGATAGAAAGCAAAGTTCCTAAGAATACAATGGTGTACTGTAAGACTATTGGGGCCCTGAGACAACAATTACAGGTCCACAGTTTATCTCGTAATCAAAGCCGACCACACTGGAATTCCTCTATTATCTGAACATTCATTCActcttatttgttttcatgataACTGGAGCTTGTTGCCAACTGATTCACTGTTGACTGtgcaaaaaactaaacaggatACAATATCGTAGATAACACACTGTATCAAACAACAGTACAGTGTACACATAGACTGATATCTACAATATGTCAAAAAGTTAGCATATTATGGTTTCATATACAACTTAGACTATTATTTATGTGTAGTCAAAAAAGAGATTACAAGGCCCAGTTTTCATTGAGTCTAAAAAAGTGGAATAAAAGGTATTGTATAGAATCGGTCAGTGTTTCACTCTAACTGACTGTGTTGCAGTTGCCAATTGTTTCGCATGTGATATTCAATGTGAAAATGGAGTAGAAGTACAACTGATGCAGTCAATTTGTTCTCCAAAACTCAGCAAAAGCAAGGCTGCCCATGATTTATGTCAGGGCTCTCAGGCACTGAAACAATACTGGGagtaataatgtgtttattttgaagttaaGTTAGAGATGGAGGCAGTGACTGTatataaagacacaaacacgcCTATTTCATgcttacacatacacagagcACAATTACAACCCAAATCCTACTTTTGTCACAATTTCTATTGTATGACTTTTaaacggggagagagagagagagagagagagagagagagagagagagagagagagagagagagagagagagagagagagagagagagagagagagagagagagagccctaTGGACCATGTTTCAATAATGAAGCTATACAAGAACAAAGACatggagggaagagagagaaaggaatgaATGACAGGCTTAAAGAACAAGGATGGTGCATTGCAAAgggatacatttaaaatgagaattggggaggatgatggaagcccagagagagagcgatggaaTGCTAACAATGCACCGAGACAGATATGGAGAGATTAGAGAGGGACAGACGAAGGCAGACATAGAAAcaaatggaggagaggaactgGGAGAAATTGTGAGGCTGATGATGCATTGTGTTGCTGCTTCATTGTTGATGCAGCGTCTGCTTCTGCACGCCCAATATCCTTTTCCtgcttactcactcactcacttactcacttactcacaCCTCTTTCAGCCAAGCACCTAAAATGTCCTGGAAATGTGAGATGTCAGTCTCATGCTTAAATAAAGCCAAGTCTAAATTGAATGCCGTCAAGTTAACTGAAAGGCCAACGCATGCACAAGCATTCAGCATGCAGAGGTATTACATGTACATCATTTTGTTCACCTTCTTAAAAGCACTCAcgcttgttgttttatttataaccCATCGaaataaaataagtataaaaCTGAATATACTAAGATTGTTTTCATGGCAGAATAATCTACAAAAAGGTTAATTGTGATGGTGCAGGACAAGGGGGAAAAAGATCAgaccaaaaacacaataatcATCGTTCAACCTAAACCTCCATTAATGAATATCTACAAATGATTTACATACTGACTGTCAATAGGAATGAGCCTTTTTAATTGTTAACTATACTTCGGCACAGTCGCAGGTCCTCTTCTACTGTGCTCacagtgtttattgtttagacatCCTTTTTAAAATCACGTATAACCTTTTCTCAgtcatatacatacatgtgttatTGAAGTGATGCTTTGATAGATGTGTGTCTTCATTTCATACGACCTACCTCGTGTAGTTTGAGTGTCTTCTTGGAGGCCTCACAGGTGCAGCCGTTGTTCCAGTTCTCGGTTCCGCAGCCACAGTTGCCTCCACATTTTTTAACTAGCAGACATCGAGGGAAGAAGACGGCGTTGGTGGCCTTCAGCTCCTCACGCAGGTTCACAGAGTAGTTGCGAGGCGTACAGCTGTACCGCTTGACGTCGTCATAGAGACGGTTCAGATCAACTGGAAAGTGAGtgagaaaaagacagaagatAACTCTTTGGTTACATTTTTGTTGGATGTGACTTTCCAATAGAGAAAAGCCTTCTCTGATGTCTTATTGCTCGTCTATTGCTTCATATCATCATTAATAGAAATGGGGGACAAGTTGGTGACAATGACAGAAGAATGAAACCGGGGCGAAGCAAAGGAGCTGTAATTCACACAACAAAATATGCTCAATATTGATTGAATGGTAGGAGTCGATAGGAGTACAATTCAACAACACTTGACTGTAGAGGAACAGATGGGAAGAATATATAAGCCGAGATGCAACAAGAGAGAACACAGGCCAGAAGAGGAAGCAAGGGCTATTATTAATTGATTGTAGATTGAATGCATCGACTGCAGTCTTTCTTCATGTCATCACTTTGGAAAAATTCACCTCACACATAAGACCTTTGTTCATTGGCCTCCTGCAATGGTTCAAAACTAATTTCAAAAGAACTAAAGGGATTATGGGACAAGCTGATGGGGTGGGGGATGAATTAAAGGGCCAAAACCAGGAGCTCCATAACCATAAGCCTgatacaaaaatgtgtgtgtatttctgtatgtTTCACAAGGATTAGCATTAGAGACCACTGATTGAATGACAGAAGTGCACATTGTTGCTCAGCACAAGGAGCACCAGAGGCAAAACTGTAGCAGGGGAGCATTTATTctgatatacatttatttatgtgtaatGTACTTCAGGAGGGGAGCATCTCAAACATGTGTTTGAATGTGATTGAAGGAGACCAAGGATGTGTCTTTTATGGTGGAACACTTTTATTTCTCTTATTCAGGGTTGGTAGGGTTGAGTGAGATATTCTGATACAATTAATAATTACCTGTTGGAAAAAATGTATTCAGCAATCTCATCCAATTATCACAATACAAACGTGCTAACTTAAATTAATTAGTTTCTGTAATTTTTAGATAATACAAATACCAAAAATGCGGAAATTTCACTCTTACTTTCTTTGTAAAGCAGAAAAGTAGAACAACATTCTGCATTCCAGCTGTGAAAATACAGTCATCATCAGAGGACTTGAATCATTTGGCATATTAGTGGAGCAGCAGTAAGTACCCATAGAAATAAAATTGCCTTGTCTACATGCAAATTTAGCTGGAACTGACATTTTAAACTGTTGACTAATTACCTAGAAACTGTGTTTTCACGCTGGGAATCTTCTCAGCAACAGGAATAATCTTGATGAACCTTACACTGTGCAAAGCACCTGCTTTGTggaaatttaaaaatgtattttacgaCTTGCTAATAAGACCCATTTTTACtgaacaaaataacaaaatacagtACCCCATTTAGATAACGCTGTTCAAAGTATAACATATTATTACTTAAGTCTGGTCAAATTCTGCAGGCAATCCAGAGTGGTTTGAAGGACAGacaagacagaaaataaaataattaaagagtTGAGACAGAGAattggaaagaaagaagagcaaCAATCAGCTGCCGATGGACTGCGTTCTCCACTGAGGTCATCAGCAGGATAATCATCCCCACACTGTCCATACCAAGCCTGGTGATTACACAAGGCCAATGTAGCAATGGTTTTGCTTTACTTTAACTTTACACTTaacaaaagatgaaaacaaattaaaatcctTCCATATAATTTTCTTTTGTAGCAAAATGGGACTACAAACTGCATTTCTTACACAACCCTGTTGTACCAGGACAATAAATGAAAGAGGCTTAAAATTGTGATATTCAatcaaaaaaaactttattctaccactcatttaaaatgtagccGCAAAGACACCCTTTGCATGAACCAAAtcctttaaaacacattcaattcTGTGCTTCTTTGTGCAACTCGGAAGCCATAATTGAGTGGGCTAAGACCAACAGTTACATGACAAAAATAAGCGAAAGGAGAGGATGTaacaaattaatatttgataTTGGTAACACTTGTGGGCACTTggaaaaatgttaaatatataaattattagtattattttgtgtgttttatctatTTTTCTCTGTACATTCATCATACTAGTTCAAAGTACTGTTGGATGATGTtatttgtttggaaaaaaaaaaccaaaaacatggAGATTGTACCATTAATGCCTCCCAATCTACTTCCTGTATACCACCAATTtccatcaataaatacatttgtaaaaaaaataaaaataaaaatatatatatatatatagattccattgttttctaaattttgtaaaataaattctCTCTACTTTGATGCTGATTTCCTAGAGGTGCAGGACTTGTGTATTGCAGTGAAAAAACAAGGCCACAGTGAATACAATATGACAGGAGCATAACGCCCCAAAACTTCTCAGGGTTCAGTGGGTTAATGTTGCCCCGAAGGTTCAGAAGTGACTGCCCTGAGCTCCATGGGAGGCAAAAAACTCCCAAGTTCAACATGGACACAGTCTGACGCTTCACTACCTGAAGAAACCTCTTTCAGGGACGGTGACTGAACAACTTCTCAGCAGAAGCAACATGACAAGAAGCTTGCTCGTGGAATGTGACTGTCCAACAAAAAGTCTCATCCGCCTGCTCTGGGTCCCCACACAACTAAGGTCAAAGTGGCAGCATCGCCAGTTGCTTTTGTTCTGTAACCGTGGCGCCGCTGTCAGAATTAGTGTGTGACTCGTACGCTGACTGTACCCAAGTCCTGTACACCCTTTGCTCCCaaaggagaagaggacagagcaaGCGGTGTGGAGACCTTCCATAATTATcgaactgaaagaaaaaagaatcatGGTTTTGGATACGAGGGACATTTCTGCAGTCAGTCCAGAGTGgggttgttttctttaattattgTTAAAGCACATGGATCCAAATAGAGGCTTGAAACAAatgcactattcaaatatatttgcaGGGAAGATTAATAAAAGGTTCTTAGACCATTACTAGATTATTTCACTTCATAAAGTGCAATGGGCTTTTATGACCCAATGCAAGAATAAATAACTTTACATGATGGATGATTTACGGTGAACTACAGCTACAGTATTACTTGGTGAGATTGGCTTGCATTGGCTTGTGTTTGAGCGTTGCTGCAACAACAGAGGTCCGTTAGAGAGAAACTGCCTCGAAATAGCATGTCCTTCTTATTAGTATAACAATAAGAAATGTGCTTGGTGTGAATGAGTGAGATACACCAACATGCTGGGGTCAAGGGATTGATAATATATAAGCAATTGTGGACACAAAACATGTGGGAAGCCCAACAAACAACAATCATGTTTGCAGCACGTGTTTTATGTTGGGCCTTTTCACTTgcatggcaaaaaaacaaaacaaggttaGATACAATAGCCATATAGAAAGTAAATGGTACTGTATGTCCATGCTTATGTGTGAGAGGTGTTGTGTTAGTGTCTGCATGTTGAAATCCCAGCATTCTGTTTAAGAGCCAGTTGCTGTGTGCACATCCGCTATGCAGACGGCTCAATGAAAGTTGGATTATGTCTGGCTTTGTGTGAGCATTACCAGGTTAAATGTGGACAACTGATTCAAACAGTGCATCTGTGTCACGTTCAAACAAAATCAGGGTCATTTATTGGTGTGTATTTTGGATAAGTGGAGACATAACAATTGGGTTGACACCAATGTGCACATTTGCATAAAGATAGTGATCATTTGCTACtatatttggaaaaaaaatgaaactctGCTGTAGAACTTGATTTGAAACTGATGAAATATCATATGTCATTTGACCACAATAATAACTGCCTTACCTAACTTATGATGTGACGTGGAAAAATGAATCTCATCATCTAGGACCAAACACATTCTGCTACACATTTACTTTTGTTGTGAAAGGTACAGGTGACAGACAACCAATCATATCTTCTTTTGGGATTGTACTGAAGAGCAGATTTTCAACAAGTGATGGCTACACAGTTAATGACAGACTTGCAAGGACATCAAGTGTCGTGACAGGTGTCTGACATTTGAAATCCTTGTTACACAAGGCGATGGTACAAAAGCacagtgagttacctgctaatgTTTCAGTTATACCGTACGAGTGAAGATGGAGGCAAAGGTCACGTGGGAGTGTGTAGGCGTGTGCACTGTATGTGCTCGCAGGGTCGAGcttgtgtctctttaaaggGAACGACTGTAATCTCAGAGAAGCGGGGAGACTGTCACTCACAAGAGCCACCGAcattgtgtgttgtttctgtgcGTGTTTGTGACAATGATCGAATATATTCTGCCCTAAAAATCtattataatgtttttgtgaacattattttttactatGTGTGTTAGTTACTTGGTCTTAAAAGTTTCCCAATTAATATTCCATTTTGACTTGCTGTCCTTCTTGGGATCAAAGGTGGGTGTGAGCTTCTAAGTATGTGTCTTAATGAAAACAAAGCTATGCTGCTGACTGTGGCAGTTTTCTGCTCCGCTGCACTGGTTACATTTCCAATTAGAGAGAGATACGCATGTACAGGGTATCAAAGACCTGCAGCACCTATGCACCTTCCTGTAgggctgtaacacacacacacactccccatgTATGGAGCCTTCTAAGGCcagcccaacacacacatgcactgataAATAGACATGGATTTGCTGTCAAGCACAACTGTTTACTAGGGAACAGGAGAGCCCTGGGTAGAAAGACAGGGGGGGGTGCAGGAGAGAGATACCGAGGCACAGGTGAGAGAGACGGGTCGAGAGCACTCGGATCTGTAGACACAAACAGGCTCCCATGATCgcctgacgtgtgtgtgtgtgtgtgtgtttacacataTTCATGCCAATACATACACTATCTCTGTGCATTTTAAGGACACAATCTATTGCCTCAGTGACCCCAGGTCGTTGGTGCTGACTTAACGGTAAATAATTGCCTTGAACGCTGGTCTTGTGTCACATTAAATCTGTCACTGACTCACTTTTAGAGCCACTCGAGGGCCAAATGCTCATTTGATGATGCAACAGCTTAGTAAGGCTACAGTATGTTGTGGCATGATAATATGATGATCTGTTATATTAAAAGAAAGCTTTTCTAAGCctatttcttttccttttcagctcaggaaagtaaaacacacagatgtttcTTCTACCGTTATTTAACCCTTCAGCCATAGTAAATTAAGTGGCGTACGAGATACACTCAACCACTGCATAGGAAACCCTtcattcacacatgttcacCATTGCAGTCATTACAGCCCTCACTAACAATTTCGTTAAATTACAGAGCCATAGACTGTCCACTGTAATGCTGTACCATTGAGTTTTATGTATGGCGTAATATGTAAGAATGGGCCACCTGCTGTGGGGGTCTTTCTTGGTCAGCAAAAGGCGGCAtgctctcccctcccctctatTACACCAGCTAGCAACGACTGCAGCAGTCTGCAGCGAAATAGTGTGAACGCAGCAGAGTGTTGAGGCTCACCATCTGCAGCACATTAAAATGAGATGACAACATCACCGTTCTCATCTTCCTGTATCAGCTTTACAACTGTGACTTAACATGTCACCTCCAGTCCGCTGGTCTCATTATACAAGTTGCTTGTATACTTCAACATAAATCTCAGATCTTTTGCCAATCTCACATTTTTATACATGTTAATAGTTCATATTTCTGTTAAATGTCCCTTTATACCTTTCTATCCATACAGCAAGACAACACAGTACAAAAGCTATAAGATATCTGTTTGATCCATATGATCCTACGCCaagtgaaatattaaaaacaaagattttTTAATTAAGCCTGATATAAAATATACGTATGTATTTCAGGAAATATAGGGATCTCCACTAGAATTCTTTAAAGCCCCATTTAGCattattttctatattattCATTCAACAAACTCATTCTCAAGGGGCTTCAAGTACTTTGCAGCTCTACACAGATTTTTGACACTGACCATTTTTCCATTTACCCATTCAGGAGCctagtttttagtttttgtcgTTTATATGCATTTCTTGCTACACCAAATTGTGGGACTACTTTGTACAATTGTGACTATTTAAATGCTGCAAAACTGGCGCTTCactctgttattttttttttaatagtttgatACCATCCAATGAATAACAATTACTGTCTCTTCTCTTCATTATTGGCAGCTTACTAAAAGGACGTGGAGACATGTACGTTTTGGGTTTAGTTGTCTGCTAAACTGAATTTGTTTAAGATGATGTACATATGTTTGTGGGACAGTTTCATGTATGGCTTATAAAACAGAGGGTTTTTTAAGTCCATCTTACCTTTATTATGTCTGCTTGCCAGATGATAGGCCCTGGATctataatgtatgtgtgtttgagtataGATACTGTCCAGGTCCTGTTTCCAGGTGTCTGGGCTCAGGGATCTGAaaagctgttctacagtgtcaaAGGCAGCTATGGTCCGGTCCAAATCCTCCAATGAGAAAGGAACCTCTGTGACTGCCGCTGGCATCCGCCCTCCTGCCCTGTCCTGCAAAGAGCAGATGATAAAGACAACGTTAGGATTTCTATTACTCATTTGAGCCTATTCTAATTTTGGCCATCGTACATTAAAACAGTATTATGTCCAGCACTTTAGGAAAACCGTGTGTAGCCATGTGCCAAAACCTTCTAGGATACGTGTGAATTAGTCTATTATTTCCTTCACCAATTATTATCTTGTGCAATATATGCCCTTTGAAATGGTTGCTGGAGAGCCAGGGGAAAAGTCACTGTGATGTTTTGCATTGTGTGGTAGGCAATCAGGTGGCGATGcagaatttaatttatttttaatgaaattgGGAAAACATAACCCTTCTTCTGCGACTAAGAAAACATTGGATTTCTTTGCAAGCACTGGAAAGGTATCCGAGGATTCATTGGAAGATGTGGAAGGACCAACAGATAACCGGCCACAGTCACTTTTGGTCATTCAACTCCTCCAACACTCGTGGTCATTAAGGAGATCCAAACCAAACTTCGACATGCTTTGCATGCTTGAAAAAATGTGCTTTACTTTAatctaaatgtgttttcttaacCTGCTATCAAGTCATCCTGAATGGGTAACCAtttcctatttatatatatattattggtgCCATTCATTTTGCAATACTTTTGAATACTAATACAACACAGTCCTTCACCTTGTTTGTAGACGTCAACATGTGGTCTGAGATGCAGTTTAGAAACAGCGGCACATTGTTAAGagacaataaagacaaacaAGAATGTTAAACAGGGAATTTCTTATGTTTTAAAACTTAATTAAGCTTATATGATGCATTTGCTTCTGAATGTGAGTTTCCTTTTATATGTTACTTTTTCACCACAATGGACATTTACAAAAGTAAAGGCATATTGCACAAGATGATTCCTAGTGAACTTCTGCTCCTTGCTGCAGGCTATTTATCTAGCTAGGAGGCAATTGCAATCAAACGCTTCTGAATATTACACCTGTGACATTGCCTGCCATACATACAGATCATAAGGCACACGGGTTGATGAGGACAACATGTCAGGGGACTTGGATTCATTAAAGCTAATAGAAGTAAACCTTAAGATATGTGAATATTCATTGTAAGAGCTTCAATACAAGGACTTCAGTGTGACTTATGAATGATCATTTTAGTATCAAAGCATGCTCTAAAAAACGTGGCTCATTTAATACAAAAGCTCCATTAGATTACttttataataacaatttaTTGTCATCTGATGGAATTTGTATTTACTTTCACTAAGAAttgaagaggaaatgagaggcTGAGATCTAAACAATGATCAGGATtataatgaatgaattacaCTCTGTATTTTCTCAGTAACGTGAAACAGTTGTAAACATGAACTTAATGTAAAATGGCAATTTGAATATAAAGAGCGGCACATGCACGGTACATCCCATCTGCACTGGCAGTGACATATCCATAcataggaaaaaaaacatacacccACACAAATGTAACCCTTATCAATCCATGCATAAAAACTGCCATGCAGCCTAACGCACACAAATGATTCTGGTCACATATGTCACTGAACCCCACTGCTCGTCCACACCGACGCACACAAATTACACTGATGTACGTAATAAAAACATTAGTCTATGGAATCATGTCATTTCACATCTCAGGCAACATGCATA contains:
- the pdgfd gene encoding platelet-derived growth factor D — translated: MSSTVVFHMWTMFLLWTLSTAEVSTAKVLRGNIRRDDFYRKEENVTVTSVGGAIHSPRFPNAYPRNLLLSWKLLSPPGSRIHLEFDGHFGLEEAENGLCRYDFVEVEDQSETSTIIWGRWCGQKAPPSLNSKSNKLRVTFKSDDYFVAKPGFKVCYSLMYDSPLPASNTNWEAVTMPMSDRAGGRMPAAVTEVPFSLEDLDRTIAAFDTVEQLFRSLSPDTWKQDLDSIYTQTHIHYRSRAYHLASRHNKVDLNRLYDDVKRYSCTPRNYSVNLREELKATNAVFFPRCLLVKKCGGNCGCGTENWNNGCTCEASKKTLKLHEVLKYTPDVSLYQRHQRPRVRWVIDEIFLTHHEKCECVCPSQPPR